In one window of Branchiostoma floridae strain S238N-H82 chromosome 14, Bfl_VNyyK, whole genome shotgun sequence DNA:
- the LOC118430779 gene encoding calcium-activated potassium channel subunit beta-2-like — protein sequence MDRDKIKERDAASKRCCMCLGWTIFAGCMAACCAVGLIVCGAVIAAPVIETKSLEFLETTCTTNNSYLTGQNIVCGCGEECSSNYPCLRMTVTYVVNNVTYDGVLFDTESRLNVAGDNAENRQCVTVRCSDDERDNRANVLNFNDTYAPGQSYKCLYHPDRPTKVLLTRLFTYDAMFHSMLWTSIGTFIFTVLMIYCWYQCHQACSIQRKACSIHVPISVPPQAPGASAAAAAPPGAQSGYFITQPPSYSAPGKNLPMHPPPQNLYSSEKSGYTYT from the exons TGCAAGTAAGAGATGTTGCATGTGCTTGGGTTGGACTATATTTGCTGGGTGCATGGCGGCGTGTTGTGCTGTCGGTCTCATCGTCTGTGGGGCCGTCATCGCCGCACCGGTCATAGAGACCAAGTCCCTGGAGTTTCTGGAGACAACCTGCACCACCAACAACAGTTATCTCACCG GGCAGAACATTGTATGTGGCTGTGGTGAGGAATGTAGTTCCAACTACCCCTGTCTGCGCATGACAGTGACATATGTTGTAAACAACGTCACATACGACGGCGTGCTGTTCGATACTGAGTCAAGGCTGAACGTTGCTGGGGACAATGCCGAG AATAGACAGTGTGTTACGGTGCGATGCAGCGACGATGAAAGGGACAATCGTGCAAATGTCCTGAATTTCAACGACACCTACGCTCCTGGACAATCCTACAAGTGTCTGTATCATCCAGACAGGCCAACG AAAGTCCTGCTGACCCGACTGTTCACGTATGACGCCATGTTCCACTCCATGCTGTGGACCAGCATCGGGACCTTCATCTTCACCGTCCTCATGATCTACTGTTGGTACCAGTGTCATCAGGCGTGCTCTATTCAGAGAAAGGCGTGCTCTATTCACGTACCCATCTCGGTACCTCCGCAAGCACCGGGGGcatcagcagcagcagcagcaccaCCGGGGGCACAGTCCGGCTATTTCATCACCCAGCCCCCGTCATATTCAGCTCCAGGCAAGAACCTGCCGATGCACCCCCCACCACAAAACCTGTACTCCTCTGAAAAGTCAGGGTACACATACACCTAG